The following coding sequences lie in one Kluyveromyces marxianus DMKU3-1042 mitochondrial DNA, complete genome genomic window:
- the VAR1 gene encoding ribosomal protein VAR1 (mitochondrial) — protein MNMKNLNIIKNELNKINNNNKNQVNLLKDLLLLLNNKRLNNSLNNKYIWNYLNELSNKGVKLQHLNNMNTWSSQIYKFNKNEEININIYDRLVTKLLTKLLTININNNIFKLIISKPIFEHNINKVNIKFFYYISNNNKNNNINNDNNKLINRLYNNYKLSINDKLINLLNNNLNSISNILSLYYQKDVSFEPIQLKYNYMNSDILAKSLRIMNSKRSLSMNKIKNLINNMPKLNDKLISQSYINNINNIMFNKYNNIITSINNNNDNDKLYNIVYNNQNIDSIAMNILMYKYLVGLSIQLKGRLSSNKSISRSNTMNILKGTFNNYKTIWGNRMINTYKLNYIPVNHNITNISDVNKNGKYNIKVKLNTI, from the coding sequence ATAAACATGAAAAACTTAAACATTATTAAAAATGAATTAAATAAAATTAATAATAATAATAAAAATCAAGTAAATTTATTAAAAGATTTATTATTATTATTAAATAATAAAAGATTAAACAACTCATTAAATAATAAGTATATTTGAAATTATTTAAATGAATTAAGTAATAAAGGTGTAAAATTACAACATTTAAATAATATGAATACTTGATCTTCACAAATTTATAAATTTAATAAAAATGAAGAAATTAATATTAATATTTATGATAGATTAGTTACTAAATTATTAACTAAATTATTAACTATTAATATTAATAATAATATCTTTAAATTAATTATTTCAAAACCTATCTTTGAACATAATATTAATAAAGTTAATATTAAATTCTTTTATTATATTTCTAATAATAATAAAAATAATAATATTAATAATGATAATAATAAATTAATTAATAGATTATATAATAATTATAAATTATCAATTAATGATAAATTAATTAATTTATTAAATAACAATTTAAATAGTATTAGTAATATTTTATCATTATATTATCAAAAAGATGTATCATTTGAGCCTATTCAATTAAAATATAATTATATGAATAGTGATATTTTAGCTAAATCTTTAAGAATTATGAATTCAAAAAGAAGTTTATCAATGAATAAAATTAAAAATTTAATTAATAATATGCCTAAATTAAATGATAAATTAATTAGTCAATCATATATTAATAATATTAATAATATTATGTTTAATAAATATAATAATATTATTACATCTATTAATAATAATAATGATAATGATAAATTATATAATATTGTATATAATAATCAAAATATTGATAGTATTGCTATGAATATTTTAATGTATAAATATTTAGTAGGTTTATCAATTCAATTAAAAGGTAGATTATCATCAAATAAATCTATTTCAAGATCAAATACTATGAATATTTTAAAAGGTACATTCAATAATTATAAAACTATTTGAGGTAATAGAATGATTAATACATATAAATTAAATTATATTCCGGTAAATCATAATATTACTAATATTTCTGATGTTAATAAAAATGGTAAATATAATATTAAAGTTAAATTAAATACTATTTAA